The DNA window CCCCATATATTTCTCAAGCGCCTCAGGCACCATGATCGTACCGTCCTGCTGCTGGTAGTTTTCAATAAGCGGCACGAGAAGCCGCGGGGTTGCGAGCGCCGTGTTGTTGAGCGAATGCGCGAACCGCAGCTTGCCTTCCTCGTCGCGATAGCGAATGTTGAGACGGCGCGTCTGGAAATCGTGAAAATAGGAGGAGGAGTGCGTCTCGCGGTAGTGCTTCTCCGACGGCACCCACGCTTCAAGGTCGTACTTCTTCACCTGCCCTTGCCCCAGGTCCCCGCCGCAGTTGATGACGAGGCGGTACGGGATCCCGAGACGCTCGAGTAGCCGCTCGGCGTTTGCGGTAAGCTCCTCATGAAGCCGTACCGATTCCTCATGCCGCGCCTCGCACAAAACAACCTGTTCGAGCTTAAAGAACTCATGCACCCGAATGAGGCCGCGCGTGTCCTTGCCGTGGCTTCCCGCCTCTCGCCTGTAGCAGGGGGAAAACGCGAGGATCTTCAACGGCAACTGCTCCCGCGACAGAACCTCATCCATATAATAGCCCATCACCGGCACTTCGGCTGTGCCCGCAAGATAGCTCTCGTCCTGCGTCTTGTAGAGATCGTCCTCGCCGCCTGGCAGGTAGCCGGTGCCGAGAAACGCCTCGCGCCGCAGCAAGGACGGAGCGCCGATCAAAGTAAAACCGTATTCAGAAAACGTATCAATCGTAAGCTGCCAGAGCGCAAGTGAAAGTCGGAATCCGTCGTTCTTGAGA is part of the bacterium genome and encodes:
- the serS gene encoding serine--tRNA ligase → MLDIKFIRENKDLIAAAAKKKRIVFDVEALIKADDERRVLIARVEKNRAEQNTITEMIATRERFAPGAREDIIVRVRALKEEGERDETRLKDAMREWQRLMLAVPNIPDISVPEGESDAENQELRRSGEPPEFPFAPKSHLDLMRSLDLADFERGAKVAGFRGYFLKNDGFRLSLALWQLTIDTFSEYGFTLIGAPSLLRREAFLGTGYLPGGEDDLYKTQDESYLAGTAEVPVMGYYMDEVLSREQLPLKILAFSPCYRREAGSHGKDTRGLIRVHEFFKLEQVVLCEARHEESVRLHEELTANAERLLERLGIPYRLVINCGGDLGQGQVKKYDLEAWVPSEKHYRETHSSSYFHDFQTRRLNIRYRDEEGKLRFAHSLNNTALATPRLLVPLIENYQQQDGTIMVPEALEKYMGKKFISKP